The following is a genomic window from Pedobacter sp. KBS0701.
AAGCTTATACAAATCCAGTGATAAAAGCTCGTCCTGATGCGTAGATGAAGCGGCAGCCAATGTGAGATCATACGTAATGTTACCCCTCTGGTTTTGCTTTAACCGATCCTCTTCATAAACCTTCATTTCTTCTGCTGCTGATTTAAACTGCTTATAGGCAATCAGCCTGGCAATAAGGTCCTGCTCCGGGTTGATTTCGTTGCCAACCTCATCTAACTCGATCCTCGGTAATAACATTTTAGATTTAATCCGCATCAGGGTGGCAGCAACCAGAATAAATTCGCTCGCTACTTCTACATTTAAGGCAAGGAGTTGGTGAATATAAGCCAAAAAGTCGTTGGTAATCTTCGCAATCTCCACATCCTGTATATTAAGTTCATCGCGTTCAATAAAGAACAGCAACAAATCGAAGGGACCTTCAAATACCGGAAGCTTTATTTCAAAATTTTCTGCCTGCATGTAGCAACAAACATAATGAAAATTTCCAGGTCCTCTAACTTAAACGTTATACGTAACCCTCAGCCAAACTTCGCCAAATGCTCACCGCTCCACCCTAATTCAA
Proteins encoded in this region:
- a CDS encoding ScpA family protein, translating into MQAENFEIKLPVFEGPFDLLLFFIERDELNIQDVEIAKITNDFLAYIHQLLALNVEVASEFILVAATLMRIKSKMLLPRIELDEVGNEINPEQDLIARLIAYKQFKSAAEEMKVYEEDRLKQNQRGNITYDLTLAAASSTHQDELLSLDLYKLLTVYHRTMQKYELRSEEVKHTVVQYPYTIEQQKHFIANLLDINKQIDFALVLKNSENKVHFVYNFLAILEMLQQQILEITIGSGFNNFNVKALS